One Malaclemys terrapin pileata isolate rMalTer1 chromosome 7, rMalTer1.hap1, whole genome shotgun sequence genomic region harbors:
- the LOC128840830 gene encoding toll-like receptor 5, with translation MGGWQRAQVVNVAAVRCLQHKSSLPGGSTMLRQLWLLALWLLGSSPALAEVQSCHASRVQSSVVSSCQAQHHETLPEIDPSTQILLMNFNLLSNISASSFPRLERLRKLSLGSQLGGSLSIGEKAFEKVANITFLDLGGNRKLSLQPTALAGLRQLEVLLLDANGLDETVLEGGYFQDLVSLKRLDLTGNQIKRLRPDSSFQGLKLLAVLQLRLNKIKTICGEDLTHLGERHLSLLDLSSNLLSYRDPRYNHSCPSPFRNIRVETLDVSSNPWDVGSAERFFKVMAGAQIRHLKLQHSGAIGRGFGFNNLRGLSASTFSGLSQSRVLSFDMSHGFLSKLGPLVFSGLPELRALRLASNQIHEIRGEAFAGLQHLWTLDLSHNLLGELNTEALQSLSSSPLLHLNLKSNHIGAIQHNALEGLRTLRTLNLQDNALSRVLPGRLPVLERLLLGQNRIKDAWGIGKLSTNLTFLDLSSNRMQDLRELWNELRGIPALQFLNLSHNLISRCSEHQDRAMPRHSQLRVLDLSENSLNIVWNAGGCVDVFHHLDRLAALNLSRNNLQTLPEGLFQGLVSLQALDLSGNLMAMLPDGLFRDLSSLQVLGLQGNPLVTLSPSVLQPLQALAFLNLQEVSLLCHCSLQDLEAWLHSTNVTLSVGKEGVTCFMPTPPFPGMPLLFFIQNSCVQ, from the coding sequence GTTCCACTATGCTCAGACAACTTTGGCTCCTAGCGCTATGGTTGCTGGGCTCTAGTCCTGCCCTGGCTGAAGTTCAGAGCTGTCACGCCTCCAGGGTCCAGTCTTCAGTGGTCTCCAGTTGCCAAGCTCAACACCATGAGACACTGCCAGAAATTGACCCATCCACCCAGATCCTTCTGATGAATTTCAACCTCCTCTCCAACATCTcggcctcctccttccccaggctGGAGAGGCTCAGGAAGCTGTCTCTGGGATCTCAGCTGGGGGGATCACTCTCCATTGGAGAGAAGGCCTTTGAGAAGGTGGCCAACATCACGTTCCTGGACCTCGGGGGCAACAGGAAGCTGAGCCTCCAACCCACGGCCTTGGCAGGCTTGCGGCAGCTCGAGGTGCTCCTGCTGGATGCCAATGGCCTTGATGAGACCGTGCTGGAGGGTGGCTACTTCCAGGATTTAGTGTCCCTCAAAAGGCTGGATCTCACAGGGAACCAGATAAAGAGGCTGAGACCCGATTCCTCTTTTCAAGGCTTGAAGCTGCTGGCTGTCCTCCAGCTCCGGCTTAACAAGATCAAGACAATCTGCGGGGAGGATCTGACCCACCTCGGGGAACGACACCTGTCCCTCCTAGATCTCTCATCCAATCTGCTGTCCTATAGGGACCCTCGGTACAACCACTCCTGCCCCAGTCCCTTCCGCAACATCAGAGTGGAAACCCTGGATGTATCCTCCAACCCATGGGATGTGGGTAGTGCTGAACGGTTCTTTAAGGTCATGGCAGGTGCCCAGATACGGCATCTGAAGTTGCAGCACTCGGGGGCCATTGGGAGGGGGTTCGGGTTCAATAACCTGCGGGGCCTCTCTGCCAGCACCTTCTCAGGGCTCAGCCAGAGCAGGGTCCTCTCTTTCGACATGTCTCATGGTTTCCTCTCCAAGCTGGGGCCTTTGGTCTTCTCGGGTCTCCCTGAGCTGCGTGCACTGCGCCTGGCATCCAATCAGATCCACGAGATCCGTGGGGAGGCCTTTGCTGGACTGCAGCACCTCTGGACCCTGGACCTCTCCCACAATCTGCTGGGGGAGCTGAACACAGAGGCTCTCCAGAGCCTAAGCTCTTCCCCACTGCTGCACCTCAACCTCAAGTCCAACCACATTGGGGCCATCCAGCACAATGCCCTGGAGGGACTGAGGACCCTGCGGACGCTGAATCTGCAGGACAATGCCCTCTCGCGCGTGCTGCCAGGGCGGCTCCCTGTCCTGGAGCGCCTGCTGCTGGGCCAGAACAGGATCAAGGATGCCTGGGGAATTGGGAAGCTTTCCACGAATCTGACCTTCCTCGACTTGTCTTCCAACCGCATGCAAGACCTGAGAGAGCTCTGGAATGAGCTGAGGGGCATCCCTGCCTTGCAGTTCCTGAACCTTTCACACAACCTGATCTCAAGATGCTCTGAGCACCAGGACAGAGCCATGCCCAGGCACAGCCAGCTCAGGGTGCTGGACCTTTCCGAGAACTCCCTGAATATCGTCTGGAATGCAGGGGGCTGTGTGGATGTCTTCCACCATCTAGACAGGCTGGCAGCCTTGAATCTCAGCAGAAACAACCTCCAGACCTTACCTGAGGGCCTCTTCCAGGGGCTGGTGTCTCTCCAGGCTCTGGACCTATCTGGGAACCTCATGGCCATGCTTCCTGATGGGCTGTTCCGGGACCTGAGCTCCCTGCAGGTGCTAGGGCTGCAGGGTAACCCCTTGGTGACCCTGTCACCATCTGTTCTTCAGCCGCTCCAGGCACTAGCATTCCTGAATCTCCAGGAGGTCTCTCTGCTTTGCCACTGCAGCTTGCAGGACCTAGAGGCTTGGCTGCACTCCACCAACGTGACCCTGAGTGTTGGGAAGGAAGGGGTTACCTGTTTTATGCCCACGCCTCCCTTCCCAGGAATGCCCCTCCTTTTCTTCATCCAAAACAGCTGTGTCCAGTAG